CCACTAGTCCATACGGTCTTGCAGTTGGCGTTGCTTTTTCGCGTTCCTTGCGTTCGGCCtctcttttctctctctcCTGAATTTCTAGCTCGACCTTGCGAGCGCGCTCCGCGGCCAGCCGTTCTTCTCTCtttttcatcagcttctctttttcctcggGGTCCATTTCATAGAACTCCCAGGTTTGAACACAGGAGGCctttttggacgagatcagaaCAAATAGCGCATTAGAAGCCAATTTAATGTCCTCTCTAGAGTCAGACGAATATATGGAGGCAAGTTTGCGAGTAAGGATCTCAGAATGATCTGCAACCACAGGAAATTCTCCGAGAAGGTTCTTCAAAAAGATGATCGCATTGTTCCGCGTAGTATATTGCTCGGAATCCAATGCAGCAATAATTCGTTTCTCTAGCGATTTGTGCCAATTGAAAAGTGTCTTCCTGAACTCTTCAAATTGCAAATGTTCTCCACCAGGCACTTTCAAACCGACAAGCAAAGGGTCCGAGCCTGCTTCCTTTCCCAATGCCTTGCTATCATACAATTTGGGGTCCTGCCTCCATGCATTGAGTTCCTTCAAGACATGTAGATAAAAAATCCCCAGGTTCTCTATCTCTAAGGTGGTACTGGTGAACAGCGTAGGCTGGAGGAAGTTGCAGGTGAAAAGCTCGTTCAGAACATAAACCAACGAAAACCCAGAAGTGTTCAACGAATGAGCGAGGAACAAAAACTCTGCACAGTAAACTGCATCGAAGGGAGAGTGAACCATCCTTGGCAAAAAGCAGTGCTCCAAGATCTGTTTGGTGCTTTTGGAGACCGTTTCCTCGTCTGAAACATCTTCAAACCATTGGTCTTTTTTATTCCTGATACGAGAAATGGTGGCCTGGTAGTTGTTTTCGTGTTTTATTGCATCGTGTCTCACACGGGTCGAGATTTGATGCAGTTGGCTAAGTTCGTGTTCAAGTCTTTGCAATTCTTTCCTTGGAATATCTTTATCCTTGCGAGACAGAGCCAGCTTTTTGTTCAGCATGCTTATTTTCGACTTGATGCTTGCCGACTCCTCTCCATAAGAAATCTTTTCATAGCAGATATCGTAGAGCGATAATTGCCAGAAGTCCGCGTAAAAGCTGGCGCTCACGGCATCCCAGTCAAGTGGCAATACGGCACATAAAATAGCTTCGAGCTCATCGATGTAGTCCGGATTTGCTTTCAGCTGTCTGCTCAAATGCCGTCTCCAGATCTGAAAAGCCCAAACAGGACGAACGCGAAACCGTTTGATAAGAGTGTCCAAGGATATCATTTTCTCCTTAAAAATGCTTGTGGGAAGACTCTCGTCGACCATGGTCGTGAAGGTGTGAATTAAAGAGTTGAGCTCGTCACAACGACGGTTTAAAATTTTTAGCGGAGCTTGTATCGAGTCGACCGTTTTGTCCGGGAGATTGGCAAGGAGGATAAACAGCTCCGCTAAAATGTCTAGACTTACCAGAGTATCCAGTAATTTCCGCGAGCTTGCGAACGATTCTGCTCTCTTGTCTTGAATCACCATATAgacaagcttttgaagacTTGTCTCCGCGTTGAGCAAAAATATTTGCCTAGAGGTTAAATTGTTGATATGCTGAACACCACTCATAGATCCGACAATCTCATTGACCAGAATGATCAGGTCTGTTGATCCATTGTTGAGACTTTTGGTGATAAGAGTCAGGATTGGTCCGAGTTGGAATTGTTCAGGTCTATATTTGGCCAATTTACCGACAAAAGACGATAAGTTTTGAATCCATTGCATGTAATTTAGTCCATCTTCTTGCATCGCCTGCCTGTTCGaattgagcttgttgcAAAGCTGAAAGGTGAGAGAATCCCAGACAAATGCACCGAAATATTTTGATGCTTCCACAATTAAATCACTCAAGCTGCTATAACTTTCAATATGATTAACAAAAGTCGAGGTTACTGCCAATGGGTTACCAAAGGCAGTCCTGGTCAATTGGCGCATTAGAGCTTCTCCATTTGCTGTCGAAAGTCTCTTGAGGATATcctttgttttcttttctgCAATATCAAAATTCTGCTTAATTTCCAAATCCTTTTTGGCAGTCACATTCTGATACTCTCCGTATAAATTGTAACGGGTTTCCAGCGGGTAGAAGTCGAGCAGTATTGAAAAGGCTTCATTTACAACAGAAGCGTTATTGGCGAATGAAAGGGCTGGGAAAATGAATTCGCGATACAGCTGCAATATCTGGTCACGATCTGCTCCGTTCTGTAGTTGATATCGCAAAATTCGCACCAGCTTCGTGAATAAAACCGGATCCCTGGCCACTTTCACGCCATTGAAACAGAGGAACTGATGGCAAAATTTGACAAGATCTTCAAAAGACTCCACCAGCCTCAAGGAAGCGTCTAGTCTTGGCTTTCCTATTCCTGTGATACCAATTGTGTTGTAGTATGGGGTTATAATATCGTTCGCGAGGTCATTCACTAGTTtgcaaacttcttcatctaTCAGAGGCAAAAACGGGTGTTGGACTAAAATGAACAGCGCTTCGTCGTACATTTTTGATTGCAAGATGTATTTTaagaatttgattttggcaaTGTATTGTGATTTCTCCTTGACTGTGACCTTTTTTTCAATAGGAACAGGAGGCTCTTCGGCCCTGATTGTTTTGGACGACTCACCCAtgtcatcatcatcatcatcgtccaAAACAAGTGGAGCTGCCAGGGCAAGAGCAGAAGCAGTAGCTTTGAAAGCATTCTCCTTCAGTTCGTCGTTATATTGAGCGTATAGGTTATCCatttctgtgttttctATTGGCTTGAGAGCAAAATTAGCATCAGATTCAAACTCCAAAGGTTGCAGAGAATTGTAGATTGAATGGAATTCAAGAATGCCTTCCTTTATCAAAAGAGTAATCAATTTCAGTTCCAACGGAACCTTCTCTTTTGTATCCGCATTCAACAGAAATGACACTACCACCAACTGCAACGTTTTTGACTGCTGGGAGGTGAATATGCTGTTCTTGATGACTCGTAAAATCAGTTCTTCGTTTTCGTCAAGGTAAAACGCAAATATACTCAGCATCAGCAGAAACGATCTAGTGATATCTAGTCTAAAATGGCCTATCAGCCGCTCAATTATGTGATTGAAGTAGGTGATCTTGCAAAGCGCATCTTCTTGATAAAACATGCCAATGAGTTCCACAGCCAGTTTTGAGTAGCCTTCGCTTGACTCGTGAAGCGAGGAGTATGTGACCACGCCGTAGTCATTCACTCTGGCATCACTGAAGTAACATTTATTGAAGTCGGGAAACAGTCCATTTTTAAGAATTGAAAAGTCAAGATACTGTCTTTTGAACTGgttgtcgatcttgacaGCTTGAATAAATGCGTTGAGATGAGGTTTGGGATTGCAAGCCTGAAAAATCAGCAAGAATTGCACCGATAGCTCCTGTCGCTCTTTCACGTTTGGGATGGTGGAAATGATTGTATTCACAAGATTGGTTAGGTTGTTGATGGGGATTCTTGAGCTGAAGTCGTTCAGACAAATAACAATCTCGTAGAATACTTCGCTCGGCGAAATATCCTTTTGAACGATTCGCGACGTCAGGCTCTCAACAGTCTGTTTCCAGTTGGAAACCGCTTGCTCGTCAAGAAATTTCCACGTGTATTGGTACGCAGAAGCATTCTCGACCTTGGGAGTTTCCTCAGTCATGATGATTGAcgattgaaaaaaaaataattcaaAATAATCTCATTTTTCAGATATGGTACGTGTTTAGATCATGACTTCTAACGTGTAGGCGGATAAGATCAGAGAGAAGCAGCTTTATGAAGCGCTCAAGAGCAAACATATTGGACTGGGCAATGAGGAGACAACGAGAACCGAGTATATCAGCAACATCAAAAGAGATACCTACGCAAGCCTGGTGGCCCATCCGGCCATGCTGGAGTTTTTATCGAACACTTACAACAAACCTAGACAGATTGTACACACTGAGATGATAGAGAAGATGATCCGACCTATGGAGACAAACAAGTAGATCAGCTCAGCAATGGAGCTTGTTCTTCCCTGTTAACGGTTCTCAAACCAGATCCGAACATGATCACCACCGAAACCACAAAATTGACGGCTGCAATAATGAAGGCAAACAGCCATTGTAAAGCAACCACTTTTGTGAAAAGCTGGCCAAATCCAAGGCCTAACATCAGCAAGCTGGTACTCAGACCAATGGACCAGTCCTGGTAGAAAACTAATATTGCCAGAGGAACGACGAGGAACTCCCAAACCAACACGTTTGCCAAAATACGTGCCAGGAGTGACTTGTTGTGCGAATGGAACAAACAAGCTCCATTCCAAAATATGGCATACATGGTCCAAGACAGGGGCAGAGCAGTGACTGGGAAGTGGACAGTGAGCCAATCGCTGACGTTCTTGATGGCAACAGTGCGATGAGTGAAGTAGAGGGCCAGCAGGTTCAGCAAATTGATGACAAGAACCAATTCGGCCAAGGCAAACTTCTCCTTGTGGAAGAAGTAGCACCAAAGGAAATGTAGGGCATTGTTAATGGCGAAATGAGGGCCCACTATTTCACTAATGGCGGCTTTGTTCTCTGCTGCAACGGTCTTGTCGAAGAAGACTTTGACAATGAAAAACACCTGGAGCAACATTGTCACCAACCAATAGATGTCAGTGACAATAAAAAATCCGGTGAATGGAGTTCTGTAGTGCTTTCCAAAGTGGCTGAACAGGAACAAGAACAATGTTCCGTAACCTGACAGCAAAAACGATGCGACAATCAGCGCCTTTTGGGTAAAAACCTTCGATTCGGTAGTCATGATGAAGAAACTTAATGGGACTTGGTTTTTAGTTTGCTACTTCCTCCATGCGGCCCCGGTTTACGGTGTAAaagattattttttcaaaaatatcccTGCAGATCAGCAGCAATGCATGGTGGAGAATACAACGCAGGTGACTCCATCACCGGCATTAAGCAGCATTTCGAAAATCGTATGTTTTCTCTCAGGTTATGTCAATTTTACTCGGCTTTCATTGTAGAACAAGGAGCGAGCCCTGCTGATTCGGTTTCGTCACCTAACGTGGCACGTCCTAAAAATCATAAGCTGACTTGCCTGCCGACTGCACCCTATATAAATTACCATTTGATCCTGTAGCTATTGCTATGTTAGACTTATGCCACATTGAtcaggaagaaaaaaggTTCAACAGCCTGCACTCTGACGGCGATGTCCCGGTTCCAAGCTCTACAGTTTCGTGGGCCTCATTTCAGAGGTACAAGAACAACTCGAAGCGCGTGGCTAATCTGCTGAAGCCCgctgttgaaaaatatccaaaTTATGAACTGGTGCAACGGTTGGAAAAACTTACCTCTAAATACCACACCTCTGTCCCTATGGTAATTTCATCGTGGCTGCGAAAAGACGACCTTGCGCTCCAGCTAAATGACGACGATAGACAGTTTCTTGACGAAACGCTCAAACTCATCTAGCTTATACCCAACTAATTATAATTAATACCCGTTTCGCAAATTCGCATAATATTAGACTTACACAGTTATAATGATCCGGCTATGTCCTATGCAAttctgattttcagctttCAAGTCTCTGTAATTACAAGTCACTCATTCCTCCTGGGGTTTCTCGGATTGCTTAGGAACTTCAACCGGACCGTTTTTCTCAGTCCAGTCGGCAAAGGAGCCAACGTAGTTCAGTCTTTTGCCGTAACCAAAGGTGCTAGCAAGCTCCTCGGACATGCTCGATCTCACACCCGCCAGACAGTAGAAAAGCAGGGTCTTGGATGGGTCTGGCTTTGGGAATCCAAAAGTTTGCTCAAACTCGTCAGGAGAAAGGCCTAGCGCACCGGGACTCGAATTGACTGGAATATTAATGGCACCAGGAATGTGGCCCTTGGCATActcttctggctctctGACGTCAACAATAACGTTGTCTGGGTCTTTCTTCTCGACAAATTCCTTGACCTTTGAAAAGTCAACCACTGGAGCTTGCGActcctcttccaaaacacTATATTTGCGAATCGAAAATCTGGAGGCCGAAAAGGCCACAGGGGTTCTGTTCACCTGAAATCTATAAATACCAGTGGAACGCAGAGACACAAGTGATCTGGTCAAGGGGCGGGACTTGGCCAATAAAGCCAAAGGGCGCAATTGTCTCAGCATTGTTATTTAATCTTATCAACAAGCGTTCTTATTTGCcgttatttttttttttaggtTGAAGTACTAGCCACACATGTCTTAGCCACAATTTTACATACCTCTACGGAAGTTCTGAGCCATCTGTCTCATGGCCGGGTTGTTCATCATCTGCCTCATTTCTGGAGtgttcatcatcttcatcatctCTTGAGGATTTGGCATTCCGCCCCCACCCATCAGCTGGCTCATGTCGGGCATACCTCCGCCTAGTCCTCCCATCATCTTATTAATATTTTGCATGAGAGATGGATTCGACTGCATCTGTTGCATCGCTCTTTGCATGTTCTGCGGATTGAACATTCCACCACGACCGCCTGCCATTGGGTTGGCTCCACCTTGTTGCATGCTTTTGGTTGTCTGTGCCATTCTGGCAAACATCTTCTGCTGCATTAGCACTGCTTCGACCTCGGTCACAGacgttccagatccacgCGCAACTCGCACAATTCTGCTTGGCTGGTCTACAAATATATCTCCGTCGCTATCAAGCTCTTGTTTTGTCATTGAGTCCATCACGTAGACCATTCTTTTGAATCTTTTGGAAGTTTCTTCCTCGCCAACCTGATTCATCATCTCGCCAATGCCTCCAGGTAACATTTGAGCAATCTTCGATAACGGACCCATCTTGAGAATGTTGTTCATTTGCGTTTGGAGATCTCTCAGCGTGAACTTACCTTCCTGGAAGTTTTTGATCGTGTCTTTCTGGTCCAGGTTCAACGACTGGACGTGTTCCATGAGACCCTGTATGTCACCAATGCCCAACAACTTAGAAACAAACTGTCTAGGAGTGAAACTTTCTAAATCATTAATGTGCTCTCCGGTACCAATAAATGCAATCGGAGTATGCGTAGCAGCCACGGCAGAAATGGCTCCTCCTCCCTTGGCATGTCCATCCATTTTGGTGAGAATTATGGCTCCAAAATTAGAGGATTCTTTAAAGGCACGCGACTGAGACTCGGCGGCCTGACCGATCGAAGCGTCCAAAACCATAATCGTCTGATTTGGCTGCACCGCCTCTCCAATTTGGATCATTTCCGCAAACAGCTCTGACTCTTGACGATGACGTCCTGACGTATCCACAATGATGATCTCAaatttctcttttttgaacttCTCAACACCGTCAGAAGCAACTTTCACAGGGTCTGCCTCGGTGTAAGAACCATAGTATGGGATTTTTGCCTTTGTCGCATTCTGTTTGAGTTGGTCAAAAGCACCAGCTCTGAAGGTATCAGCACACACCATTCCCACCTTGAAACCTCT
This portion of the Ogataea parapolymorpha DL-1 chromosome IV, whole genome shotgun sequence genome encodes:
- a CDS encoding THO complex subunit 2, which encodes MTEETPKVENASAYQYTWKFLDEQAVSNWKQTVESLTSRIVQKDISPSEVFYEIVICLNDFSSRIPINNLTNLVNTIISTIPNVKERQELSVQFLLIFQACNPKPHLNAFIQAVKIDNQFKRQYLDFSILKNGLFPDFNKCYFSDARVNDYGVVTYSSLHESSEGYSKLAVELIGMFYQEDALCKITYFNHIIERLIGHFRLDITRSFLLMLSIFAFYLDENEELILRVIKNSIFTSQQSKTLQLVVVSFLLNADTKEKVPLELKLITLLIKEGILEFHSIYNSLQPLEFESDANFALKPIENTEMDNLYAQYNDELKENAFKATASALALAAPLVLDDDDDDDMGESSKTIRAEEPPVPIEKKVTVKEKSQYIAKIKFLKYILQSKMYDEALFILVQHPFLPLIDEEVCKLVNDLANDIITPYYNTIGITGIGKPRLDASLRLVESFEDLVKFCHQFLCFNGVKVARDPVLFTKLVRILRYQLQNGADRDQILQLYREFIFPALSFANNASVVNEAFSILLDFYPLETRYNLYGEYQNVTAKKDLEIKQNFDIAEKKTKDILKRLSTANGEALMRQLTRTAFGNPLAVTSTFVNHIESYSSLSDLIVEASKYFGAFVWDSLTFQLCNKLNSNRQAMQEDGLNYMQWIQNLSSFVGKLAKYRPEQFQLGPILTLITKSLNNGSTDLIILVNEIVGSMSGVQHINNLTSRQIFLLNAETSLQKLVYMVIQDKRAESFASSRKLLDTLVSLDILAELFILLANLPDKTVDSIQAPLKILNRRCDELNSLIHTFTTMVDESLPTSIFKEKMISLDTLIKRFRVRPVWAFQIWRRHLSRQLKANPDYIDELEAILCAVLPLDWDAVSASFYADFWQLSLYDICYEKISYGEESASIKSKISMLNKKLALSRKDKDIPRKELQRLEHELSQLHQISTRVRHDAIKHENNYQATISRIRNKKDQWFEDVSDEETVSKSTKQILEHCFLPRMVHSPFDAVYCAEFLFLAHSLNTSGFSLVYVLNELFTCNFLQPTLFTSTTLEIENLGIFYLHVLKELNAWRQDPKLYDSKALGKEAGSDPLLVGLKVPGGEHLQFEEFRKTLFNWHKSLEKRIIAALDSEQYTTRNNAIIFLKNLLGEFPVVADHSEILTRKLASIYSSDSREDIKLASNALFVLISSKKASCVQTWEFYEMDPEEKEKLMKKREERLAAERARKVELEIQEREKREAERKEREKATPTARPYGLVGLEKKVKHEKQEQTQEAVENTDATTKNGGTEDKMEGIETEKEKPEEKKPVEEKPKETISEPPKDTETKSKPSSRSPTPAVPLGPQSTTNKTSTPTGPSSTSSSALRARLEEEKRLLMQRQASSAASSSPSSSSASPLPPPPLPPPSNPPGRNYKGSRDYRPREFSTHRQPNNSGRQPTPEHEYDRASGRKRRYDSQAHERNKRQHY
- a CDS encoding putative secreted protein encodes the protein MLRQLRPLALLAKSRPLTRSLVSLRSTGIYRFQVNRTPVAFSASRFSIRKYSVLEEESQAPVVDFSKVKEFVEKKDPDNVIVDVREPEEYAKGHIPGAINIPVNSSPGALGLSPDEFEQTFGFPKPDPSKTLLFYCLAGVRSSMSEELASTFGYGKRLNYVGSFADWTEKNGPVEVPKQSEKPQEE
- a CDS encoding Signal recognition particle subunit SRP54, coding for MVLADLGKRINSAVSEVTKANVVDQTAVDGLLKEISNALIEADVNVKLVLNLRKKLKSTIEQEEKPGVNKKKLIQKAVFDELCDLVDCKETELYKPKKKKTNVIMFVGLQGAGKTTTCTKLAVYYQRRGFKVGMVCADTFRAGAFDQLKQNATKAKIPYYGSYTEADPVKVASDGVEKFKKEKFEIIIVDTSGRHRQESELFAEMIQIGEAVQPNQTIMVLDASIGQAAESQSRAFKESSNFGAIILTKMDGHAKGGGAISAVAATHTPIAFIGTGEHINDLESFTPRQFVSKLLGIGDIQGLMEHVQSLNLDQKDTIKNFQEGKFTLRDLQTQMNNILKMGPLSKIAQMLPGGIGEMMNQVGEEETSKRFKRMVYVMDSMTKQELDSDGDIFVDQPSRIVRVARGSGTSVTEVEAVLMQQKMFARMAQTTKSMQQGGANPMAGGRGGMFNPQNMQRAMQQMQSNPSLMQNINKMMGGLGGGMPDMSQLMGGGGMPNPQEMMKMMNTPEMRQMMNNPAMRQMAQNFRRGM